From Camelina sativa cultivar DH55 chromosome 5, Cs, whole genome shotgun sequence:
GAATAAGAGTAGTAATAGTTTTGGTACGACATCCCACAAATCCGTAATGATGAGAGCATAAATCTCGGCATAATCTTCGTTTAAGAGTTCCGAAAGCAAAAGTCATGAATATTCACAAATGATTACGCAGAAAGTCAGTTTGATATTGTAAAGCATTCATAAGCTAATTATGACTTAGTTTTCATTGTAATCATTGGTTAactatcaaattttaaaaacaattaaggTACATTCTTTATCTCCCCTTCTTCACGAGTTTAAAGCGACGAGGTGCTTCCATCATtatgtcttctcttttttttcttgctacTCATCTTATGATTCATCTTTGAACTGTTTCCTCTACTATATTCAATCAGTCAAGCAAATGTATATGCATAATTAGCACTCTCatctagtaaaaaaaatatgaatgtcCAATCAGAATAAACCGAACATTAGTTATGTGTACCGAAAAAATAGTATTCATTATAGTGAGGAgcttattagttttttttttttctttttcttttttgtagcAAAACCAGAAGTTCAACGTCTTAGTGGTATCAtgagttgtgacttgtgagaactcacatgaaaagaaagaattttgaGAAAGGAGTATTTGGTTTGGAAATGAACATGGTTTCgaatttagtttggttttataTAGAATAAAACTGGGTTTGCTAATGTTATAAAAGTTACTAATTATAATCAGGTATAAacgagaaagaaagaaagaaagaaagaagaagaaaaaaacgatgGGACGGGGCTGGTGAGTGGTGGTGGTCGGGGGNNNNNNNNNNNNNNNNNNNNNNNNNNNNNNNNNNNNNNNNNNNNNNNNNNNNNNNNNNNNNNNNNNNNNNNNNNNNNNNNNNNNNNNNNNNNNNNNNNNNNNNNNNNNNNNNNNNNNNNNNNNNNNNNNNNNNNNNNNNNNNNNNNNNNNNNNNNNNNNNNNNNNNNNNNNNNNNNNNNNNNNNNNNNNNNNNNNNNNNNNNNNNNNNNNNNNNNNNNNNNNNNNNNNNNNNNNNNNNNNNNNNNNNNNNNNNNNNNNNNNNNNNNNNNNNNNNNNNNNNNNNNNNNNNNNNNNNNNNNNNNNNNNNNNNNNNNNNNNNNNNNNNNNNNNNNNNNNNNNNNNNNNNNNNNNNNNNNNNNNNNNNNNNNNNNNNNNNNNNNNNNNNNNNNNNNNNNNNNNNNNNNNNNNNNNNNNNNNNNNNNNNNNNNNNNNNNNNNNNNNNNNNNNNNNNNNNNNNGCCTAACCGTAAGAgccacattcttttttttttttaccccatCCCGTGAGTGAACCCCACTCTTCCTTCCTGATCATTCTATTATTCTCAATCCATATTTATTTGctccttttattaatttttccaaaataaagtATAACTCTTTGCCGCATCTTAATCTCAGTATTActctctatttatatattgtttgttcATTTTGGCAAAGTATCGGCAAAATTCCCTTTGATCTTCCTATCCTTTTGAAATTTGATGACCACTAATCTTACAGAAACATATAACTCAGAgcttgtaaatttagtttttgccAAATTGAGTATGATTTTATGGATTCCAGATTGACTTTGAGTGTGATGGCCATACGTGTTAATCCAGAACCATACTTCAACTTAATACTATTGAATAAAAGCATAGAAGAAATACGATTCATTATGGAATAGTATGATAtactaatttctttttcttttctcccaaTTTATTAAGAGACTAAATGTTTATTGTTTGGGTTGTTCGttagtaataataaaacaacaataaacataaaaaccagaacaattaataatttaaatagtcAAAGACATTGATAAACACGTACTATAGTCTATAAGTATATGATACTCCCGACATCATTTTTCCGATGTTTTGGGTCGTTTATTGAGGAGCATCGGAAGCTTAAGACAAAGCAGCTCCAATAAATAAACCAGTACAATTGCTATGTTTCATTTCTAATATGCAAGACATTAATTTTGTTCTTagagaaaattttcataaaaatatactactactatGTAATTATCAAAAGATACTAATCTTGATGTTCGGGACAGACATTTGAGAAAACATGTCTTCTACCAACATTAAAGATTTGACAAATCGTCTATTACATAGTGTACTATTGAGTACAGTATCTCACAACAAACTTTTTCACGAGTAACTATTTTATATCTTAAACTAGAGAAATTAATCATATCTATTGATATTAACATACAGTAGTGTCTCCTTGAGAGCGAATAATAACAATCTTCCACCTCGTGTGATTCTTTAATCTTATACTAGTATATTAGTATGTCCGATCCACGGACCATAAATGTCAACAAAATTTGGTAACTTCAAACCTCGATCGTGTTATTTAagtaatcaacaaaaaaaaacacaccataCAAAAGTAGATTCCCTATGTCAAACTTAGATGTTAACGATAATTTAGATTACAAAACATATATGCTACAAATACTACCCAGTGATTTTCCCCtacaaacagagaaaatagTTTCTATTCAGAAAGTGTGATTTTAGTAaagggaaaaaagcttaaaaatacctcatctattttttatttggacgtttaatacctcgtcttttttggttggaagaaaaatacatcatttaattaaaagatgCGATTTAATAcctaaactaataaattttgttagtttcatacctACGcttttttgacaaacatataattccgtttttacccttactatatcaaataataattaattttaaataatatgacattaatttataagtttatttgaattattatttattttaacaaaattgaaataagaCTTTACCATAAAAGTCTTACTATATTGAAATAGTAAAAGTCTTATTGACAAATTTACAATTCTTTATGGTAAagtaaaaagtaagaaaaaaatattctgaAGCTTTTACTATTTGATTCACTATTTCTATACCAAAAGATATGATGTAAACTTAGGGGAAAGATCAGGATTTAATCTACCTTGagataataacataaaaaaaaaaaaagattttgaaagaaggtaaaaaaaaNAAGAGTGTAGATttgaaaaatagatttttacCACTTTGGTATTGAACATTGTGACAGTATCAACTATCATCAGTATGTTACAGAAATAACGTCAGAGGAAGAATTATCAAAAAACGTACACTGTACAGTTTTTCtctattaatcttttaaaacaaaaaaattcaaaagaaaagcaGAAAAAATGTGTCAGAAAGATTTATGCAactttcattcattcatcactTGCACTGTCTCGTGATgcaaataaaactttttgtttcagaattttttaaaaaaaaattactttcttttaataaaaaatcatcaaaataaaaataaaaataaataaaaagaggaaaacaaattcCCTCCTTTGCAAGTGCGTTTGCTTTGTGtgagagtctctctctctctctcctctggaAGTGAggatctttgtttgtttggttctGCAATCATAATTTCGTGatttactaaataaaaatgcattctcttcttcttctctctttctactACTACTATACTCATAGACCCTACTCCTCCTCTCTATGATCTTGCTCTCTTCTTTCATGgatttttcctatttttctccctaaatttatgggttttgttctctttctctctctctgtttgtcTCTAAGCCACACTCACACTCAAAAgcacttttctttctttcctcagaaattttaaagattggtttttttttttgttccgaAACAGTTATCTTGACTTCAGAAAAACCAGAGCTTTAATCCGGCTTTCATGGCCTAAAGagtgtttttttccttctctcacATTCTTTTTCTTCCGTTGGCTTAAAAAAAGTTTCACAATTTCAATGGTAGTttgtgggaagaagaagaagaagaacaagacgaGTGTGTGATTCATTTTCTTCTTACTCTGATTTTTCCAAAAGATGGCATTTTGGTGCATGTCTATTCTTCTCATTGTTGGGTTTTTATCAAATTCTGAGTTTTGCGAAGCTCAGCTAAACGATGAAGCCACATTGTTGGCTATTAGTAAAGAGCTTGGAGTTCCTGGATGGAGTAGCAATGGCACTGACTACTGTACTTGGGTTGGGATCAAGTGTGGTGCTAACAACTCCTTTGTTGAATTGCTTAACCTCTCAGGCCTTCAGCTTAGAGGTAATGTCACTCTTATCTCTGATCTTAGAAGCTTGAGGCATCTAGATCTTTCTGGTAACAACTTCAATGGACCAATCCCTGCATCTTTTGGCAACTTGTCTAAGCTTGAGTTTCTAGATTTGTCTCTGAATCGTTTCGTTGGAGATATTCCTGTTGAGTTTGGTAGGCTTAGAGGCCTTAGAGCATTCAACATTTCTAATAACTTGCTTGTGGGAGAGATACCTGATGAGCTTATGGTGCTACAGAGGTTAGAGGAGTTTCAGGTCTCTGGAAACGGCTTAAATGGTTCTATACCTCACTGGGTAGGGAATCTGAGCAACCTCAGGGTGTTTACAGCTTATGAGAATGATTTGGTTGGTGAGATACCAAATGGGTTAGGTTTGGTTTCTGAATTGGAATTGTTGAATCTTCACTCAAACCAGCTTGAGGGGAAGATCCCAAAGGGGATTTTTGAGAAAGGGAAgcttaaagttttggttttgacaCAGAATAGATTGACTGGTGAACTCCCTGAAGCAGTAGGAAACTGCAGCGGCCTCTCGAGCATTAGAATTGGGAATAATGAGCTTGTGGGAGTCATTCCGAGGACAATTGGAAACATTAGTGGACTTACCTACTTTGAAGCAGACAATAACAATCTCTCAGGTGAGATTGTTGCAGAGTTCTCAAAGTGTACTAATCTCACTCtgctgaatttggcagcaaaTGGGTTTGCTGGAACCATTCCAACAGAGCTTGGTCAGCTCATGAATCTTCAAGAACTGATTCTCTCAGGCAATAGTCTCTTTGGGGAAATCCCTAAGTCGTTTCTTGGACATGGAAACCTTAACAAGCTTGATCTGAGCAACAACAGACTCAACGGAACTATCCCAAAGGAACTCTGCAGCATGCAGAGGCTTCAGTACTTGCTTCTTGATCAAAATTCCATAAGAGGAGACATACCTAATGAGATTGGAAACTGTGTGAAGTTGCTTCAACTCCAACTGGGTAGAAATTACTTGACGGGAACCATTCCTCCCGAGATTGGTCGCATGAGGAACTTGCAGATAGCACTCAACTTAAGTTTCAACCATCTTCATGGATCATTGCCTCTCGAGTTAGGAAAGCTCGACAAGCTCGTGTCATTGGATGTCTCTAACAATTTGCTCACAGGATCCATACCACAGCTACTAAAAGGTATGATGAGTTTGATCGAGGTTAATTTCTCAAACAACCTCTTGAGTGGTCCAGTGCCAGTTTTTGTTCCCTTTCAAAAGTCTCCAAATTCGAGCTTCTCGGGAAATAAAGAGCTTTGTGGAGCGCCATTGAGCTCTTCTTGTGGATACTCTGAAGATCTTGAACATTTGAGATACAATCACAGAGTCTCCTACAGGATTGTTCTTGCAGTGATTGGTTCTGGTGTTGCTGTCTTTGTATCAGTCACTGTGGTTGTTCTTCTCTTCATGATGAGggagaaacaagagaaagcAGCGGCTAAAAACGTTGATGTTGAAGAAAACGTTGAGGATGAGCAACCGGCGATTATAGCGGGAAATGTCTTCCTTGAGAATCTAAAACAAGGAATTGATCTTGATGCAGTTGTGAAAGCAGCTATGAAGGAGTCAAATAAACTCAGCACAGGAACATTCAGTTCAGTTTATAAAGCTGTTATGCCTTCAGGGATGATTGTTTCGGTGAAGAAACTCAAGTCAATGGATAGAGCCATAACTCATCATCAGAACAAGATGATCAGAGAGCTCGAAAGACTCAGCAAACTTTGCCATGAACATTTGGTTAGACCGATCGGGTTTGTTATATACGAAGATGTTGCTCTCTTGTTGCATCAGCATTTACCTAATGGTAACTTAACTCAGCTGATTCATGAGTCCACCAAGAAACCAGAGTACAAACCCGATTGGCCAATGAGACTGTCAATAGCTGTTGGAGTAGCAGAAGGTTTAGCGTTTCTCCACCATGTCGCCATCATTCACCTCGACGTTTCCTCGAGCAATGTCTTGCTAGACTCTGGTTACAAAGCTTTGCTTGGGGAGATTGAAATATCAAAACTATTGGATCCCTCCCGAGGCACCGCAAGTATTAGCTCAGTTGCAGGCTCCTTTGGCTACATTCCTCCTGGTATAAagtctttaatttgtttttgttaccaatagtttcattaaaaaaatccaACACCTTCCCTTCTTTTATTCCGCAGAGTATGCATACACAATGCAAGTTACTGCACCAGGGAATGTTTACAGCTACGGAGTCGTGTTGCTTGAGATTCTAACCTCAAGAGCGCCAGTCGAGGAAGAGTTTGGAGAGGGGGTAGATTTGGTGAAATGGGTCCATGGAGCTTCAGCGAGAGGAGAAACACCGGAACAGATACTGGATGCCAAGCTTAGCACCGTGTCCTTTGCTTGGAGAAGAGAGATGCTTGCAGCTCTGAAAGTTGCATTGCTTTGCACAGACATCACACCTGCAAAAAGGCCAAAGATGAAGAAAGTAGTTGAAATGCTTCAAGAGGTTAAGCAAATCAAATGAGCAAATGAATGATGATATATAGTTTCCTTTGGTGACAgttcatatacaaaaaaacgCATTCTTATATATGCGTGCTTCTCCTCTGTGTAttatatagagttttatgatgaATTGATCGCTTATGGTTGATTTGCATACCTTATaactcaaattatatattagatcATAGAAGAACCAATGTACATCTTGTTGTTGTAGAATCAAAAGAATCTTCAGATTACGAGGCCACGTGAAAACAAGATGGCCTTCTTCAATTTTTACACATCACACCAAAACGAAACAAATAAATTGGATAAAAGAATAAGTGAAAATGCAAAAGAGGAGatacaaattaaaaacctaCGAGGAATGATCTAAGCATAGCACGACGGAGACAATTCCGATTTATAATGCTAAGGAATCTAAAAGAACGCAAACTCAAGACTTTGAAAACCAAGCAAACCTagctttgttatgttttgtttgagttCTTTGACTGGAATTCAAAGCCAAACATGGTTTGGATCCTGCCGATGATCAACAGCCAGCAGCTTTAAGGAAATTGTCGTAAGGGCTTGAGGCTGGCAATCTAAATGCTTCTGGGTTATTTTGTAGTTCTGCAAAGCACTGTGTCTGAATAGTTCCCACTGGGGTTCTTGGCGATTTCATGCCGAATTCTTTCGCCAGTAAAGGGACTTCGACCTAAGCAAATTTATTGATCAATACAAACCAGAGGCTAAGTTTGATATCGTGGAAGATAAAAACCAGAGGCTAAGATTGGTTTGCAAGCAGATTATCTGAATTCAGACACAATATTAAAGACAGTAAGTTATCGCTAGGGCATACATACCTCAGTATAAAATGTTGAATTGATCATAGGATGAAAAGTTGCGGTTGTGATCTCTTCATCATGTTGTCGTGGAGAGCAAATAACAGAACTTTCATGTCGTAGCTGAGAATTCAAAAGACTCGAGATCTTCTGCTGTTTTCCCATTAATAGATTCTCACAATGAAGCGTCATTTCTTTGTATGAAGCATCAGCTGCAGTATGGAAGGAAATTCTACCCACTTGACGTGTTGTCTCAACGACCttcgaaaaacaaaagaagtataGTTTATATTGTACGTTACTTTTGCTGTGACTTTGCAATCTAATTTCTAAGAAGAAGGAACATGTAGCTTACAGATTCTAGAATTTGATTGACGGTCAGGAGGTCTGGGATTTCCGAAACTGTTACAGGATTATTCTTCGTTACGGTTTCAGAGCCATCTCCAAATTCTTGATCCTCGTGAGAGAAGAGTGCCGCGTCCTGAAGAGACAGACACAACATAATTCAATACGATGTTCCATCTTGAGGTTTTAAGAAAACTATGGGAAGCAGAATAACTTGTTACCACCTTTTGAGGTTTAACGTCTCCGGAATAGGTTTTCTGGGTGTCTTCTAAAAACCGGGTTCCAAGTGGACATGCATCATCTGGCATGAATTCAATGAGCAACTGCTCCCGCATTTTGTCCATTTCAGACTGGATATAGTTGACTTTTGGTTAGTTTACTGTGATTATCAATTGATTTACCAGAATATAGAATGCTAGCTCGGGTAGAGTAATTTGGTTGGGAGGTTGTGACAGAAATTACTTACATTGCACATTTCTTCTAAGCTTTTGACAATTTCATAGACGAGAGTTCCTCTGCTATGCTCAGTAGAGACTGCTATATTGGAAAGAGTATCTAAAGCTGAAGAATCATCTTTTTCGCATCCGTAAgcaactttgagctgatctggATTTACAGCCTTCAACTTGTGATCGTCAACCAAGTGCAAGAATGGATCAAGCTGAATCAGGCAGAAGAGGAAGTTAAAAAGACAAGGGGAAGTAATTTCGTGCAACGATtccaagagaaacaaaaacatcaacatGGCAACATTTTCACCAGAATGATCAACGTACCCTTGGTCCTTGAAGTGTTACTTTTGTGAAATCCGCCAGAGAAAAAAGATTGAATGCTTTTGAGGAAAACAGAATCATTGATGCAGCCAGAGTAAAGAGTGACCTTCGTCGAGATGGAGGAAGTGGTCCTGGAATAGTAGGAATAAGGGTCTACATCAAAATTTCCATACCAAAACCAAGGATAAAGTTCAACTCAGGGAGGAATCAAAACATATGCAAGCTCACCTCCTTCCATTAAAGAAATATCTCGCAAAGAAAGTGCCATTTGGAAACTTCGAATCAAAGCGTCGTGACTTGAGTTCTGAAAGATACGAATTTTGTGACatgtcaaacaaaattttgtacGCAAATAATTCATAAGGCGATCTAGTGAGGCTCTgctcatatataaaaaacaataagaaacaCTCAGANGCTGAAGAATCATCTTTTTCGCATCCGTAAgcaactttgagctgatctggATTTACAGCCTTCAACTTGTGATCGTCAACCAAGTGCAAGAATGGATCAAGCTGAATCAGGCAGAAGAGGAAGTTAA
This genomic window contains:
- the LOC104785202 gene encoding leucine-rich repeat receptor-like tyrosine-protein kinase PXC3 translates to MAFWCMSILLIVGFLSNSEFCEAQLNDEATLLAISKELGVPGWSSNGTDYCTWVGIKCGANNSFVELLNLSGLQLRGNVTLISDLRSLRHLDLSGNNFNGPIPASFGNLSKLEFLDLSLNRFVGDIPVEFGRLRGLRAFNISNNLLVGEIPDELMVLQRLEEFQVSGNGLNGSIPHWVGNLSNLRVFTAYENDLVGEIPNGLGLVSELELLNLHSNQLEGKIPKGIFEKGKLKVLVLTQNRLTGELPEAVGNCSGLSSIRIGNNELVGVIPRTIGNISGLTYFEADNNNLSGEIVAEFSKCTNLTLLNLAANGFAGTIPTELGQLMNLQELILSGNSLFGEIPKSFLGHGNLNKLDLSNNRLNGTIPKELCSMQRLQYLLLDQNSIRGDIPNEIGNCVKLLQLQLGRNYLTGTIPPEIGRMRNLQIALNLSFNHLHGSLPLELGKLDKLVSLDVSNNLLTGSIPQLLKGMMSLIEVNFSNNLLSGPVPVFVPFQKSPNSSFSGNKELCGAPLSSSCGYSEDLEHLRYNHRVSYRIVLAVIGSGVAVFVSVTVVVLLFMMREKQEKAAAKNVDVEENVEDEQPAIIAGNVFLENLKQGIDLDAVVKAAMKESNKLSTGTFSSVYKAVMPSGMIVSVKKLKSMDRAITHHQNKMIRELERLSKLCHEHLVRPIGFVIYEDVALLLHQHLPNGNLTQLIHESTKKPEYKPDWPMRLSIAVGVAEGLAFLHHVAIIHLDVSSSNVLLDSGYKALLGEIEISKLLDPSRGTASISSVAGSFGYIPPEYAYTMQVTAPGNVYSYGVVLLEILTSRAPVEEEFGEGVDLVKWVHGASARGETPEQILDAKLSTVSFAWRREMLAALKVALLCTDITPAKRPKMKKVVEMLQEVKQIK